A stretch of Rhizobium glycinendophyticum DNA encodes these proteins:
- a CDS encoding ABC transporter ATP-binding protein produces the protein MITVKAGSVTFQNVRKTFGAFTAIHDLSLTIEPGTLVTLLGPSGCGKTTTLRMLAGLEHPTSGKILIGGKDVTMLPANERDVSMVFQSYALFPHMTSLENVAYGLQSSGLGKKDAREKAEEGLKLVGLAGMGHRLPAELSGGQQQRVAVARALVLEPQVLLLDEPLSNLDARLRRRVRTEIRDLQQRLGFTAVYVTHDQDEALAVSDRIIVMKDGEIAQSGAPRELYEAPASPFIADFMGEANVLPCEVVQSEGGQVLVRVSTIEHRLQSKAGRGPAKLAVRPGAIRIGSAGAEGLKGRVLHSAYLGGHVEYEVETDVGTLFVIDHDVDHAHAAASDVTLAFKNRGIAVISG, from the coding sequence ATGATCACCGTCAAAGCCGGATCCGTCACCTTCCAGAACGTCCGCAAGACCTTTGGCGCCTTCACCGCCATCCACGATCTCTCGCTCACCATCGAACCGGGAACGCTGGTGACGCTTCTCGGCCCCTCCGGCTGCGGCAAGACCACGACGCTGCGCATGCTGGCGGGCCTGGAGCATCCGACCTCCGGAAAGATCCTGATCGGCGGCAAGGATGTCACCATGCTGCCGGCCAATGAGCGCGACGTCTCCATGGTCTTCCAGTCCTATGCGCTCTTTCCGCACATGACCTCGCTCGAAAACGTTGCCTATGGCTTACAGTCATCAGGCCTCGGCAAGAAGGACGCGCGCGAGAAGGCCGAGGAGGGCCTCAAACTCGTCGGCCTCGCCGGCATGGGCCATCGCCTGCCGGCAGAGCTTTCCGGCGGCCAGCAGCAGCGAGTCGCTGTCGCCCGTGCGCTCGTTCTGGAGCCGCAGGTTTTGCTGCTCGACGAGCCGCTTTCCAACCTCGATGCAAGGCTTCGCCGTCGGGTCCGCACGGAAATCCGCGACCTCCAGCAGCGGCTCGGTTTCACCGCCGTCTATGTCACGCATGATCAGGACGAGGCGCTGGCCGTCTCCGACCGGATCATCGTGATGAAGGATGGCGAAATCGCCCAGTCGGGCGCGCCGCGCGAACTCTACGAAGCCCCGGCCTCGCCCTTCATCGCCGATTTCATGGGCGAGGCGAATGTGCTTCCCTGTGAGGTGGTCCAATCTGAAGGTGGCCAAGTCCTGGTACGGGTCAGCACTATCGAGCACCGCCTGCAGTCCAAAGCGGGCCGGGGGCCAGCCAAACTCGCGGTCCGACCCGGTGCCATCCGGATAGGGTCTGCTGGCGCAGAAGGGTTGAAGGGCCGCGTCCTTCACTCTGCCTATCTCGGCGGCCATGTCGAATATGAGGTCGAGACCGATGTCGGCACGCTCTTCGTGATCGACCACGATGTCGATCATGCCCATGCCGCCGCAAGCGACGTCACACTGGCGTTCAAGAACCGTGGCATTGCCGTCATCAGCGGCTGA